In Carassius gibelio isolate Cgi1373 ecotype wild population from Czech Republic chromosome B4, carGib1.2-hapl.c, whole genome shotgun sequence, one DNA window encodes the following:
- the lrtm2a gene encoding leucine-rich repeat and transmembrane domain-containing protein 2, producing MQLSTAPTVGRRRRGNLDSQGLLGVLSVCATLLQLCAGCPSECVCNSLEANCSGRSLVSVPALTSLPEGTHTLLLANNRLSSLPVSAFANLSTLETLDLSNNYLDNLPSRLFRELSNLSDLSLRNNSLTILNREIFRGLTLLRRLDLSLNGLAAVPLGLLDELQRLTWLSLAGNRLHALERATFEPLVNLQHLELGMNPWECDCNLRDFKHWMEWLIYRGGYVDAVECTLPKDLRGRDIRGVPVEMFNYCLQLEDENGGGSGSTKSGSPPCFRGTAAPSSEGAVVRTEAELPDCVKHRYRPVSVRRAIGTVVIAGVVCGIVCIMMVAAAAYGCIYASLMAKYQRELKKRQPLMGDAEAEADNEEKHISSVA from the exons ATGCAGCTCAGCACTGCACCTACAGTGGGTCGCAGGAGGAGAGGAAATCTGGACAGCCAAG GTCTGCTAGGTGTGCTGAGTGTGTGTGCTACGTTACTGCAGTTATGCGCTGGCTGTCcttcagagtgtgtgtgtaacTCACTGGAAGCTAACTGCAGTGGGCGGAGTCTAGTATCTGTGCCCGCTCTCACTTCTCTCCCGGAGGGCACACATACCCTCCTTCTGGCCAATAACCGCCTCTCCTCCCTTCCCGTCTCTGCCTTCGCCAACCTAAGCACCCTGGAGACACTCGACCTATCCAATAACTATTTGGACAACCTGCCTTCCAGACTGTTCCGTGAGCTGAGTAACCTGAGTGATTTGAGTTTGCGTAACAACAGCCTGACGATTTTGAATCGTGAGATATTTCGTGGCCTGACCCTGCTGCGGAGACTGGATCTGTCTCTGAACGGCTTGGCCGCTGTGCCGCTGGGCCTGCTGGATGAGCTGCAAAGGCTGACCTGGCTCTCCTTGGCTGGGAACAGACTTCATGCTCTGGAGAGAGCCACATTTGAGCCTCTCGTCAACCTTCAGCACCTGGAGCTGGGCATGAACCCCTGGGAGTGTGACTGCAACCTGAGAGACTTCAAACACTGGATGGAGTGGCTAATATATCGAG GTGGTTATGTCGATGCCGTTGAGTGTACACTTCCGAAGGACTTAAGGGGTCGTGACATCAGGGGCGTTCCTGTGGAGATGTTCAACTACTGTCTGCAATTGGAAGATGAGAATGGGGGCGGGTCTGGGAGCACAAAGAGTGGATCTCCACCTTGTTTTCGAGGGACAGCCGCTCCGTCGTCTGAAGGTGCAGTGGTGCGTACGGAGGCGGAGCTACCAGACTGTGTGAAGCATCGTTATCGGCCGGTCAGTGTTCGCAGGGCGATCGGTACAGTAGTGATCGCTGGTGTGGTCTGTGGAATCGTGTGTATCATGATGGTGGCTGCTGCAGCGTATGGCTGCATTTATGCCTCTCTAATGGCAAAATACCAACGAGAGCTAAAGAAGAGGCAGCCGTTGATGGGTGATGCAGAGGCAGAAGCCGACAATGAGGAGAAACATATTTCATCAGTTGCATAG